The Paeniglutamicibacter sulfureus genome includes a region encoding these proteins:
- a CDS encoding sugar phosphate isomerase/epimerase family protein, which translates to MEIGMITDSLSSRGFDDVLDIAADLGLSSIELPTGNWSQAPHLDLDRLLDSETARADYLRKVAEHGLRISALNANGNQLHPVSGPAQDAVLRKTVRLARLMEVPTVVCMSGLPAAAGDSSPNWVTSSWPPENVAILEYQWEQVAIPYWRDFASFAAEQSVQLAIEPCFAQLVYNASTARRLIDSVGSGSIGVNLDPSHLMAMGADIPSVIRDLAGSIVHVHAKDVRLNAPIVAANGLHDGTAMTLPQDRAWNYVTLGLGHPAGEAFWADFVYQLRAAGYDGTLNIEHEDVLVNSEEGVRRAAALLGKVALRAAPDWQPADV; encoded by the coding sequence GTGGAGATAGGAATGATCACGGACTCGCTGTCCTCACGCGGCTTCGATGACGTCTTGGACATCGCCGCTGACCTGGGACTCAGCTCGATCGAGTTGCCCACGGGCAACTGGTCCCAGGCGCCCCACTTGGACCTGGACCGTTTGCTGGACTCCGAGACGGCGCGTGCGGACTACCTGCGCAAGGTCGCCGAGCACGGATTGCGCATCAGCGCACTGAACGCGAACGGGAACCAGCTGCACCCGGTGTCGGGTCCGGCGCAGGACGCGGTATTGCGCAAAACGGTCCGCCTGGCGCGACTTATGGAGGTGCCCACCGTCGTGTGCATGTCCGGATTGCCCGCGGCGGCGGGGGACAGTTCACCGAACTGGGTAACCAGCTCGTGGCCTCCGGAGAACGTGGCGATCTTGGAATACCAGTGGGAGCAGGTCGCGATTCCGTACTGGAGGGATTTTGCGTCCTTCGCCGCGGAGCAGTCCGTCCAACTGGCCATCGAGCCGTGCTTCGCGCAGCTGGTCTACAACGCGTCGACCGCCCGGCGGCTGATCGATTCCGTGGGCAGCGGGTCAATCGGAGTCAACCTGGATCCCTCGCACCTGATGGCCATGGGCGCCGATATCCCGAGCGTGATTCGCGACTTGGCCGGATCGATCGTCCATGTCCATGCCAAGGACGTGCGGCTGAACGCGCCGATCGTCGCGGCCAACGGTCTGCACGACGGCACGGCCATGACGCTGCCGCAGGATCGAGCGTGGAACTACGTGACGCTGGGCCTGGGACATCCGGCCGGTGAGGCCTTCTGGGCCGATTTCGTGTACCAGCTGCGCGCTGCCGGGTATGACGGCACTCTGAATATCGAGCACGAGGACGTGCTGGTCAACTCCGAGGAAGGGGTACGTCGGGCGGCCGCACTGCTGGGCAAGGTGGCGCTGCGTGCGGCACCGGACTGGCAGCCGGCCGACGTCTAG
- a CDS encoding sugar phosphate isomerase/epimerase family protein — translation MKIALDPTPFHHTHSLLEFPELAAELGYKYLQLTPHKDLLPFFTHPKADDALVSDLKAACKKAGVEIASVLPVHKWSSPDPVLREAAVRYWKRAIQITVDLGVNQMNTEFSGRPEQPEESEAAFYRSMEELVPLFESEGINVAFDPHPDDFVEEGLAGWRMVRGVNSPNLSFAYVAAHTFHMKDQPLDIMAAVGERLRVVHVADTMDHQASHGLRYITNPPGNAVRVHQHLKIGDGDVNWEEFFGGLAENGFTSREETVMVSCVFAENDNAKEVAKYQLQTMRSSVAAAHAARV, via the coding sequence ATGAAGATCGCCCTTGACCCGACACCGTTCCACCACACACACTCGCTGCTGGAATTCCCGGAGCTGGCCGCCGAACTCGGCTACAAGTATTTGCAATTGACCCCGCACAAGGACCTGCTGCCCTTCTTCACGCACCCCAAGGCCGACGACGCACTGGTCTCCGACCTGAAGGCCGCCTGCAAGAAGGCCGGCGTCGAGATCGCCTCGGTGCTGCCGGTGCACAAGTGGTCCTCCCCGGACCCGGTGCTGCGCGAGGCGGCAGTGCGCTACTGGAAGCGCGCCATCCAGATCACCGTGGACCTGGGCGTGAACCAGATGAACACCGAGTTCTCCGGCCGCCCGGAACAACCCGAGGAATCCGAGGCCGCCTTCTACCGTTCCATGGAGGAACTTGTCCCGCTCTTCGAGTCCGAGGGCATCAACGTGGCCTTCGACCCGCACCCCGACGACTTCGTGGAGGAAGGACTGGCCGGCTGGCGCATGGTCCGCGGGGTCAACTCCCCGAACCTGTCCTTCGCCTACGTCGCGGCACACACCTTCCACATGAAGGATCAGCCGCTGGACATCATGGCGGCCGTCGGCGAGAGGCTGCGTGTGGTGCACGTTGCCGACACCATGGACCACCAGGCCTCGCACGGGCTGCGCTACATCACCAACCCCCCGGGGAACGCGGTCCGTGTGCACCAGCACCTGAAGATTGGTGACGGAGACGTGAACTGGGAGGAATTCTTCGGCGGCCTGGCGGAGAACGGTTTCACCTCGCGCGAGGAAACCGTCATGGTTTCGTGCGTCTTTGCCGAGAACGACAATGCCAAGGAAGTCGCCAAGTACCAGCTGCAAACCATGCGCAGCAGTGTGGCCGCGGCCCACGCCGCACGAGTCTAG